The stretch of DNA atcatgaatttaaaaagttgtaagagccatatctcctgaactgcttgaccgattttgctcatcttggtatcaaattaaaggttttgcgattctctacaactttctagaacaataaaattctctagaaccattccttcgggacaaaaaatgcgaaatactgttttggtaaaacaaaaagccgccattttgtgttctggatatgaccttgaaaagtatcaaaatttatcccatattctagcttattttaagacctttccataactagtcaagaaatgtctgtaggtgttatagaactagagatatgaccatttttatgcatcaaattactgaatttcacaaaaaaaatcaactttgcctactgaTAATGCTTACAAATCGTATTATAACGCATAAActaacttctacacgttgtgggacaccaactcttataactggatttttgtattaattcataaatttttgatgaaagGTTCTTTTTTGTAGATATCGGAAATTCTATATAACAGGTTTATACTAAGGTAATTCAAGATGTTCAttatttcttgtattttttctttaatgtgaAGGTCATACAAGGTCTCGCTACTGACCTaactaaatattaaaaaaatatacacactaaaaataattttagttaatttgctGGTAAATTCACCGTAAATGTACATTTACgggaaaatttgtcttttttaaacggaaaaccagaaaattttcaaaagttttagttaaattaaataattcattcggttttttttacgaaatcaatatagttaatttttttttttagtaaaaaaacctaaatttCTTAGTCTTTTAATCATTACGtagaaatttagtaaaataaaactaaattttagtctttttcgatgaaaactcactaaaattttagtaaaattaccTAAAATATTCGTTGAAAAAAACGGTTTTTGAATTTGTTCCTGAAGAAACGCCGcgaagaaaaactttgtcaGTTGATGTCAAGCAGTGAAGTTGTGAGCAGTCTTGGGGAAGTTTTCATCAGAATTTTCAGGGAATTTCCCACGTCATCTCGTCGTCCCAAGTCATCTTATACGCAACGAGGAGTTCTTGCTCATTCAGAATTTCCGGCAAAGAAGGTAATGccatatttaattattttctttataaattctatCTAAATGACAACATTACTCACCGACAGGGAATTGCGTGAGCGCTAAAGCACCGAGATTTCCCACATCATTCATCAGGGAACCAATTCGTACGCACCGAGGAGTTCTTGTGCCTttctttgtggaagttttcgccCCGTCCGGGAGCCAATTTGTACGCACCGAGGAGTTGTGCCttctttgtggaagttttcgccCCGTCCGGGAGCCAATTCGTACGCGCAGAGGAGTTCTTGTgcctttgtggaagttttcgtcCCATCCGGGAGCCAATTTGTACGCACCGAGGAGTTCTTGTgcctttgtggaagttttcgtcCCATCCGGGAGCCAATTTGTACGCACCGAGGAGTTCTTGTGCCttctttgtggaagttttcgccCCGTCCGGGAGCCAATTTGTACGCACCGAGGAGTTGTGCCttctttgtggaagtttttgtCCCATCCGGGAGCCAATTTGTACGCGCAGAGGAGTTCTTGTGTCttgtttgtggaagttttcacTCCATCAGGGAGCCAATTTGTACGCACCGAGGAGTTCTTGTGCCttctttgtggaagttttcgccCCGTCCGGGAGCCAATTCGTACGCGCAGAGGAGTTCTTGTgcctttgtggaagttttcgtcCCATCCGGGAGCCAATTCGTACGCGCAGAGGAGTTCTTGTgcctttgtggaagttttcgtcCCATCCGGGAGTCAACTCGTACGCACCGAGGAGTTCTTGCTCATTCAGAGTTTCCGGCAAACAAGGTATgccatatttaatttattttctttaaaaattcaatctaaAAGACAACATT from Lutzomyia longipalpis isolate SR_M1_2022 chromosome 1, ASM2433408v1 encodes:
- the LOC129795805 gene encoding uncharacterized protein LOC129795805 — its product is MRGMQLDDFIKHCHSPGPVSRCCPSCEQSWGSFHQNFQGISHVISSSQVILYATRSSCSFRISGKEGNCVSAKAPRFPTSFIREPIRTHRGVLVPFFVEVFAPSGSQFVRTEELCLLCGSFRPVREPIRTRRGVLVPLWKFSSHPGANLYAPRSSCAFVEVFVPSGSQFVRTEEFLCLLCGSFRPVREPICTHRGVVPSLWKFLSHPGANLYAQRSSCVLFVEVFTPSGSQFVRTEEFLCLLCGSFRPVREPIRTRRGVLVPLWKFSSHPGANSYAQRSSCAFVEVFVPSGSQLVRTEEFLLIQSFRQTRELRER